The following proteins come from a genomic window of Acidobacteriota bacterium:
- a CDS encoding MMPL family transporter gives MRQRLRRHLPLLLVGLGCGVVLWSLARQLPELRIQVDDREFLPRTSPVLAADAEIRQRFGTYERFIVALESDRSGVETERFRDDYLRFVEDLSSNHNLAMLLMDRLYRSRPHGSALATGDLLPLEPPNGAWVAAARRHSQQIRRLASGNSGRSAFVEVTALSGGGVRTLGKHIDPATAALEERRPGEYRVRLLGRQIVLNALGDAILADLERILPWSLLVVLASLWLVFRSFPVALLGLLEVGLAIACTLAMLRLLGQDLSLMTALVPVLITALGIADEIHLFGEFLLLRTASPETDRRRLAWRAAGRVFFPVTATSLTTIIGFSSFLFTDVPALEIFGLLASLGIFFSWFFTLGVVPFVLGRLPPFSGPRWLLRPPPLPAFGSGAIVLLSIILLPGILRLRIDDGWTRNFSPDHPIVQDVAWYQGESTGLYRLDVLLERRDGRPWSEPEPLARLAELGSRAEALAEIGTAFSLADLVRDRAWELNPNRPRPATPEDRARIDFLLLTYRLFNEEALLRAFLDAPGTTTRLMLSVRDDRYGTARQAAHGVARLLREDFGETVTVGIGGSAERGRVLIASVVRTQGASVLASAAIAFLVLGFSSRQWRRSAKCLAIVTWSLALVLGVAGWAGLALGVASSCFLALGLGVGLDYVIHLAFGRGDRAIISLRVAVNVAIVGAAMAVLTLSANPTVAKLGALIVLSMVSSGLAAFLVLGRAGPQPLSSRRIS, from the coding sequence ATGAGGCAGCGCCTGCGACGTCACCTGCCGTTACTGCTGGTCGGTCTGGGTTGCGGAGTTGTCTTGTGGAGCCTCGCCCGCCAGCTGCCGGAGCTGCGCATCCAGGTCGACGACCGCGAGTTCCTACCGCGCACCAGCCCGGTGCTCGCCGCCGACGCCGAGATTCGCCAACGCTTCGGCACCTACGAGCGCTTCATCGTCGCTCTCGAGAGCGACCGCTCGGGCGTCGAGACGGAGCGCTTTCGGGACGACTATCTGCGCTTTGTCGAGGATCTGTCGTCGAATCACAACCTCGCCATGCTGCTGATGGACCGGCTCTATCGGTCCCGTCCCCATGGCAGCGCACTGGCAACCGGCGACCTTCTTCCCCTCGAACCACCGAACGGTGCCTGGGTGGCGGCGGCGCGCCGCCATTCGCAGCAGATCCGGCGCCTCGCCAGCGGCAACAGCGGACGCAGCGCCTTCGTCGAGGTCACCGCCCTCTCCGGCGGCGGCGTGCGCACCCTCGGCAAGCACATCGATCCCGCCACCGCGGCCCTCGAGGAGCGGCGCCCGGGTGAATACCGCGTCCGCCTCCTCGGACGCCAGATCGTCCTCAACGCCCTCGGCGACGCCATCCTTGCCGACCTCGAGCGGATTCTGCCCTGGTCCCTGCTGGTCGTCTTGGCCTCCCTTTGGCTGGTCTTCCGCTCCTTCCCCGTCGCCCTCCTCGGCCTGCTGGAGGTCGGCCTGGCGATCGCCTGCACGCTCGCCATGCTGCGCCTCCTGGGACAAGACCTGTCGCTGATGACCGCCCTGGTGCCGGTCCTGATCACCGCCCTCGGCATCGCCGACGAGATTCACCTGTTCGGCGAGTTCCTGCTGCTGCGCACGGCCAGCCCGGAGACCGACCGCCGACGCCTCGCCTGGCGCGCCGCGGGGCGGGTTTTCTTTCCGGTCACGGCCACCTCCCTCACCACCATCATCGGCTTCTCGTCTTTTCTCTTCACCGACGTTCCCGCCCTCGAAATCTTCGGTCTGTTGGCGAGCCTGGGAATCTTCTTCTCCTGGTTCTTCACCCTCGGCGTCGTGCCCTTCGTCCTCGGTCGCCTCCCGCCCTTTTCCGGACCGCGTTGGCTCCTCCGGCCGCCGCCGCTGCCGGCCTTCGGCAGCGGCGCCATCGTCCTCCTATCGATCATCCTGCTGCCCGGCATCCTCCGCCTCCGCATCGACGACGGCTGGACGCGCAACTTCTCTCCCGATCACCCGATCGTGCAGGACGTCGCCTGGTATCAGGGGGAATCGACCGGTCTCTACCGCCTCGATGTTCTCCTAGAGCGGCGCGACGGCCGTCCCTGGAGCGAGCCCGAGCCGCTCGCCCGCCTCGCCGAGCTCGGCAGCCGTGCCGAAGCCCTCGCCGAGATCGGTACCGCCTTCAGCCTCGCCGACCTGGTGCGGGATCGCGCCTGGGAGCTGAATCCGAATCGACCGCGGCCAGCCACGCCCGAGGACCGGGCTCGCATCGACTTTCTCCTGCTGACCTATCGCCTGTTCAACGAAGAGGCCTTGCTACGAGCGTTTCTCGATGCTCCGGGCACCACCACCCGGCTGATGCTGTCGGTACGAGACGACCGCTACGGCACCGCCCGTCAGGCGGCGCACGGGGTCGCCCGCCTGCTGCGAGAGGACTTCGGCGAAACCGTCACGGTGGGCATCGGCGGCAGCGCCGAGCGCGGCCGCGTGCTGATCGCCAGTGTCGTCCGCACGCAGGGAGCCTCGGTGTTGGCCTCGGCGGCGATCGCCTTTCTGGTGCTCGGTTTCTCGTCCCGCCAATGGCGCCGCTCGGCGAAGTGCCTCGCCATCGTCACCTGGTCCCTGGCGCTGGTCCTGGGGGTCGCCGGCTGGGCGGGCCTCGCCCTCGGCGTGGCCTCCTCCTGCTTCCTCGCCCTCGGCCTGGGGGTCGGCCTCGACTACGTCATCCATCTCGCTTTCGGTCGCGGCGACCGCGCCATCATCTCGCTGCGAGTGGCCGTCAACGTGGCGATCGTCGGCGCCGCGATGGCGGTCCTCACCCTGTCCGCCAACCCGACCGTCGCCAAGCTCGGCGCCCTGATCGTGCTCTCAATGGTCAGCTCCGGCCTCGCCGCCTTCCTGGTGCTCGGCCGGGCAGGGCCTCAGCCCTTGTCCTCGCGCCGAATCTCGTAG
- a CDS encoding ABC transporter permease produces the protein MLAELNRVWRSCRRSPLVSAAIVLSLGLGLGVCGVVFGFYDRLLRATPPVAGLDELVSVAAIDRQSPEQLRPVSFPNYLDLAAQSGALQGLAAYSWVRVGLADEGVPEEILGQFVSPDFFTVLGVRPQPGRAFGVESGSEVVLSHRLWQRRYAGASETVGRQVRLNGHPFTVVGVAPEGFSGPDLTTAYDLWVATSASTPILGSEAFVENRHWSIYQLIGRLAPGQEIGEAAAELDLLAAGLEREYPDDNRRFGLVLEPLARTALPAAQRSTLEATGRWMLAIGALVLLATGANLLGLLVGRWRDRRRDREIRQALGATRGRLIRGHLAESLLLGGLAAVAGLVVAVLAARALWRWRPMALEGSAVGLGLDPGLVIFALLLATVVIVVSAALPVLFGTLFARRDRGLLAVALVLQLAVSATAMVYATFAARNLSAMERVPLGFDPAGLALLSLDASAVGLQRPDGEVLFRRVLETVREGGGVQSAALAQSRPLTAPIVYRQILPAEEPDESPRALTVMSNTVSEGYFATLGVPIVAGRPFEARDDADAGRVAVVNRRLAQQLWPDVAPATVVDRSLRFLGRPETLVVVGVSEDLRVTTVDEEPPPYLYFPLAQDYYPGLTLHVRGEAPPARLAEMVQELRPDLPLTAVRSADDQVADALRTVRLAALVLKLLAAVVLILAMVGIYAVANEAVRRRGFEIAMRKALGAGPVRLVLQILGRSFGIVLLGGLVGGLLAALVAPWAAENLPRADFGDAAPYWLALALLVTASLVAMSVPIVRALRLDPMTLLRAE, from the coding sequence ATGCTTGCCGAGCTGAACCGCGTCTGGCGTTCGTGCCGCCGCTCGCCGCTGGTCTCCGCAGCGATCGTCCTCTCCCTCGGCCTGGGGCTCGGGGTTTGCGGCGTGGTCTTCGGCTTCTACGACCGCTTGCTGCGCGCCACTCCGCCGGTGGCTGGACTCGACGAGCTGGTCTCGGTGGCGGCGATCGATCGCCAGAGCCCCGAGCAGCTCCGGCCCGTCTCCTTTCCCAACTACCTCGATCTCGCGGCCCAGAGCGGCGCTCTGCAGGGGCTCGCCGCCTACTCCTGGGTGCGCGTCGGACTGGCCGACGAGGGCGTTCCAGAGGAGATTCTCGGCCAGTTCGTGAGTCCCGATTTCTTCACGGTCCTCGGGGTCCGGCCGCAGCCGGGGCGCGCCTTTGGGGTGGAGTCCGGCAGTGAAGTGGTCTTGAGCCATCGTCTCTGGCAGCGCCGCTACGCCGGCGCCAGCGAAACCGTCGGGCGACAGGTTCGCCTCAATGGCCATCCCTTCACGGTCGTCGGAGTGGCGCCCGAAGGGTTCTCGGGACCGGACCTGACGACCGCCTACGATCTCTGGGTCGCGACCTCCGCCTCGACCCCCATCCTCGGCAGTGAGGCCTTTGTCGAGAACCGCCACTGGAGCATCTATCAGCTGATCGGCCGCCTCGCTCCGGGCCAGGAGATTGGCGAGGCCGCCGCCGAGCTCGACCTGCTGGCCGCCGGCCTGGAGCGCGAGTATCCGGATGACAATCGCCGCTTCGGCCTGGTTCTCGAACCCCTCGCCCGCACCGCTCTGCCGGCGGCCCAGCGCTCCACCCTCGAGGCGACCGGCCGCTGGATGCTCGCCATCGGTGCTCTGGTGCTGCTCGCCACCGGCGCCAACCTGCTCGGTCTGTTGGTCGGACGCTGGCGTGATCGGCGAAGGGATCGCGAGATCCGCCAGGCCCTCGGGGCGACCCGAGGCCGCCTGATCCGCGGCCACCTGGCGGAGAGCCTGCTGCTCGGAGGCCTGGCAGCGGTGGCTGGCCTGGTGGTCGCGGTGCTGGCGGCCCGGGCTCTGTGGCGCTGGCGGCCGATGGCCCTCGAGGGCTCTGCCGTCGGCCTCGGCCTCGATCCCGGGTTGGTGATCTTCGCGCTGCTCTTGGCGACCGTGGTGATCGTCGTCAGCGCCGCGCTGCCGGTCCTGTTCGGCACTCTCTTCGCACGTCGCGACCGAGGCCTGCTGGCGGTGGCCCTGGTCCTTCAGCTGGCGGTGAGCGCCACAGCGATGGTCTATGCCACCTTCGCCGCCAGAAATCTGTCAGCGATGGAGCGGGTGCCCTTGGGCTTCGATCCCGCCGGTCTGGCCCTCCTTTCCCTCGATGCCAGCGCCGTCGGCCTGCAGCGCCCAGACGGCGAGGTCCTCTTTCGTCGAGTGCTCGAGACGGTGCGTGAGGGAGGGGGAGTGCAATCGGCGGCGCTGGCCCAGAGCCGGCCCTTGACCGCGCCGATCGTCTATCGCCAGATTCTGCCCGCCGAGGAACCGGACGAGTCGCCTCGCGCCCTCACCGTGATGAGCAATACGGTCAGCGAAGGCTACTTCGCCACTCTCGGAGTTCCGATCGTCGCCGGACGCCCCTTTGAAGCGCGCGACGATGCGGATGCTGGGCGCGTTGCGGTGGTCAATCGTCGCCTGGCGCAGCAGCTCTGGCCCGATGTCGCGCCGGCGACGGTGGTCGATCGCAGCCTGCGGTTCCTCGGAAGGCCCGAGACCCTGGTGGTGGTCGGGGTGTCGGAAGATTTGCGGGTGACGACGGTCGACGAGGAGCCGCCTCCCTACCTCTACTTCCCGCTCGCTCAGGATTACTATCCCGGCCTCACTCTCCACGTGCGCGGGGAAGCGCCACCGGCGCGGCTGGCGGAGATGGTCCAGGAGCTACGGCCGGACTTGCCCTTGACGGCGGTGCGGAGCGCCGATGATCAGGTGGCGGACGCCCTGCGAACGGTCCGCTTGGCGGCCCTGGTGTTGAAACTGTTGGCGGCGGTGGTGCTGATCCTGGCGATGGTCGGAATCTATGCCGTCGCCAATGAGGCCGTGCGCCGGCGCGGCTTCGAGATCGCGATGCGAAAAGCCCTGGGAGCGGGCCCGGTACGTCTCGTACTGCAAATCCTGGGGCGCAGCTTCGGAATCGTTCTGCTGGGAGGACTGGTCGGCGGTCTGTTAGCAGCCCTGGTGGCGCCGTGGGCGGCGGAGAACCTGCCGCGAGCCGACTTCGGCGATGCGGCGCCCTACTGGTTGGCGCTGGCTCTCCTGGTGACTGCCTCGCTGGTGGCGATGTCGGTGCCGATCGTCCGGGCCCTGAGGCTGGACCCGATGACCTTGCTACGGGCCGAATAG
- a CDS encoding acyl-CoA dehydrogenase — translation MEIQLSEEQQLLKESVRRFAEEVVKPLAKEIDHSGEFPRANFDQAGELGLAGVCVPEEFGGAGMDTVSYCLAIEEISRVCASTGVILSVNNSLVCDPIEKFGSEEQKKEILTPLASGAQLGCFALTEPGAGSDAAALRTTAERDGDDYVLNGEKVFITNGTHADLALVFASVDLTAGHRGITAFMVPMDLPGLTRGGHEVKLGVNASGTTWLAFKDMRVPASHRLGEEGEGFKVAMSTLDGGRIGIAAQAVGIAQGAFEEACSYAQEREQFGRELAQFQAIQFYLADMATELDAARLLTWKAAWAKSNRKRYSLEAAQAKLFASEMAQRVTNKALQIHGGYGYTREYNVERFFRDARITEIYEGTSEIHKLVIADWVIDKA, via the coding sequence ATGGAGATTCAGCTCAGCGAGGAGCAACAGCTTCTCAAGGAATCGGTTCGGCGCTTCGCCGAAGAGGTGGTCAAGCCCCTGGCCAAGGAGATCGACCACAGTGGCGAGTTTCCGCGCGCCAACTTCGACCAAGCGGGCGAGCTCGGCTTGGCCGGTGTCTGCGTGCCGGAAGAGTTCGGCGGTGCCGGGATGGACACGGTCTCCTACTGCCTGGCGATCGAGGAGATCAGCCGGGTCTGCGCCTCGACTGGCGTCATCCTGTCGGTCAACAACTCCCTGGTCTGCGATCCGATCGAGAAGTTCGGCAGCGAGGAGCAAAAGAAGGAGATTCTGACCCCGCTGGCGAGTGGTGCTCAGCTCGGCTGCTTCGCCCTCACCGAGCCCGGGGCCGGCAGCGATGCGGCGGCCTTGCGCACCACCGCCGAGCGCGATGGCGACGACTACGTGCTCAACGGCGAGAAGGTGTTCATCACCAACGGCACCCACGCCGATCTGGCGCTGGTTTTCGCCAGTGTCGATCTGACGGCGGGGCATCGCGGAATCACCGCCTTCATGGTGCCGATGGATCTGCCGGGCCTGACCCGCGGCGGTCACGAGGTCAAGCTCGGGGTCAATGCTTCCGGCACCACCTGGCTGGCTTTCAAGGACATGCGGGTGCCCGCTTCCCATCGTCTCGGCGAGGAAGGCGAGGGCTTCAAGGTCGCCATGTCGACCCTCGACGGTGGCCGCATCGGGATCGCGGCGCAGGCCGTCGGCATCGCCCAGGGAGCCTTCGAAGAGGCCTGCTCCTATGCCCAGGAGCGGGAGCAGTTCGGCCGCGAGCTGGCGCAGTTCCAGGCCATCCAGTTCTACCTCGCGGACATGGCCACGGAGCTCGATGCCGCCCGCTTGCTGACCTGGAAGGCGGCGTGGGCCAAATCCAACCGCAAGCGCTACAGCCTGGAGGCGGCGCAGGCCAAGCTGTTCGCCTCGGAGATGGCGCAGCGGGTGACCAACAAGGCGCTGCAGATCCACGGCGGCTACGGCTATACCCGCGAGTACAACGTCGAGCGCTTCTTCCGCGACGCCCGCATCACCGAGATCTACGAAGGCACCAGCGAGATCCACAAGCTGGTGATCGCCGACTGGGTAATCGACAAGGCATGA
- a CDS encoding acyl-CoA dehydrogenase family protein yields MITSSQGPTFGLAEETELMRSEVRRFCEERIRPGLEEREREHRLPSEILREMGDLGLLGMMVDEEWGGAGLDVLTYCVAVEEVARVCPATAVTMSVTNSVCCWPLAKFGSDHLRSTVLPELASGECIGGFGLTEPGAGSDAGALRTTARRDGDAWVLNGEKAWITNAGHGRYFVVVARTDGGAGKRGLSAFLVPADADGFGVGEAEEKLGLRTSKTAPLFFNDCRIPAANLLGEEGDGLRIALATLDHSRLGIAAQAVGIHQRALELAIDYAQDRQQFGVPIAKHQAIRFKIAQMATELAAARELTWGAASIAESDPKRAGRMASQAKLYASEAANRACAEALQIHGGNGFHEDYEISRLYRDVRVTTIYEGTSEMQRLVIARHVLRG; encoded by the coding sequence ATGATCACGTCGTCGCAAGGGCCCACCTTCGGTCTCGCCGAAGAAACCGAGCTGATGCGCTCCGAGGTCCGGCGATTCTGCGAAGAGCGCATTCGCCCGGGCCTCGAAGAGCGCGAGCGGGAGCATCGCTTGCCGAGCGAGATCCTGCGCGAGATGGGCGATCTCGGCCTGCTCGGCATGATGGTCGATGAGGAGTGGGGCGGTGCCGGCCTCGACGTCCTGACCTACTGTGTCGCCGTCGAAGAGGTGGCACGAGTCTGTCCGGCCACCGCCGTCACCATGAGCGTCACCAACTCCGTGTGCTGTTGGCCGCTGGCCAAGTTCGGCAGCGATCATCTGCGCTCGACGGTTCTGCCCGAGCTCGCCAGCGGCGAATGCATCGGTGGCTTCGGCCTCACCGAGCCGGGCGCCGGCAGCGATGCCGGAGCCTTGCGCACCACCGCCCGGCGGGACGGCGACGCTTGGGTCCTGAACGGCGAGAAGGCGTGGATCACCAATGCCGGCCATGGGCGCTACTTCGTGGTCGTGGCGCGAACCGACGGTGGCGCCGGCAAGCGTGGCTTGAGCGCCTTCCTGGTGCCGGCCGATGCCGACGGCTTCGGCGTCGGCGAGGCCGAGGAGAAGCTCGGCCTGCGGACCTCGAAAACGGCGCCCCTGTTCTTCAACGATTGCCGGATTCCGGCCGCCAACCTGCTGGGGGAAGAGGGCGACGGTCTGCGTATCGCCTTGGCCACCCTCGATCACTCTCGCCTCGGCATCGCCGCGCAGGCGGTGGGGATTCACCAGCGCGCCCTCGAGCTGGCGATCGACTATGCCCAGGACCGGCAGCAGTTCGGCGTGCCGATCGCCAAGCACCAGGCGATTCGTTTCAAGATCGCCCAGATGGCCACCGAGCTGGCGGCGGCGCGGGAGCTCACCTGGGGGGCGGCGAGCATCGCCGAAAGCGACCCCAAGCGCGCCGGCCGGATGGCCTCCCAGGCCAAGCTCTATGCCTCCGAGGCGGCCAATCGGGCCTGCGCCGAGGCCTTGCAGATTCACGGCGGCAATGGCTTTCACGAGGACTACGAGATCTCGCGCCTCTATCGCGATGTGCGGGTCACGACCATCTACGAAGGCACCAGCGAGATGCAGCGGCTGGTCATCGCCCGCCACGTTCTGCGCGGCTGA
- a CDS encoding Zn-dependent hydrolase: MKTFLIPLCLILLLVSGCAGPATEVAEEEPAMSDIDQRLAKYTTVRLSADLSSLTDRERQMLPLLIDAADVMNEAFWQQAYGDRVALLQSLTDERQKRFAEINFGPWDRLAGNEPFLPDVGEKPAGANFYPHDMSKDELRRAAVDNPALEDLYTLVRRDDNGALEAVPYSQAFAAFYGRAADKLRQAAELAEDEGLRNYLAARADALMSDQYRASDLAWMDMKDNTLDVVIGPIETYEDGLFGQKAASEGYVLIKDKAWSERLSRYAAMLPDLQDGLPVPEAYKQEEPGTDSDLNAYDVVYYAGDCNAGSKTIAINLPNDEQVQLEKGTRRLQLKNAMRAKFDEILLPIADHLIAPEQVSHITFDAFFSNTMFHEVAHGLGIKNTLDGAGTVREALQEHASAIEEGKADVLGLYMVSRLHADGELGEADLMDNYATFVASIFRSIRFGSASAHGVANLIRFNYFTEQGAIVRDAETGRYRVVPESMAAAIDALSERILTLQGDGDYAGVQEFLATYGQAGSVLEADLASLSEAGIPVDVVFEQGKEVLGL; encoded by the coding sequence ATGAAGACATTCCTGATCCCTCTGTGCCTGATTCTGCTGCTGGTGTCCGGCTGTGCCGGACCGGCCACCGAGGTTGCCGAGGAAGAGCCGGCCATGAGCGATATCGACCAACGCCTCGCGAAGTACACCACCGTTCGCCTGTCGGCGGACTTGAGCTCCCTGACGGATCGGGAACGGCAGATGCTGCCGCTCTTGATCGATGCCGCCGACGTCATGAACGAAGCCTTCTGGCAGCAAGCCTACGGCGATCGGGTGGCCCTGCTGCAGTCCCTCACGGACGAGCGGCAGAAGCGCTTCGCCGAGATCAACTTCGGTCCCTGGGATCGGCTGGCGGGCAATGAGCCGTTCCTCCCGGACGTCGGCGAGAAGCCGGCGGGTGCCAACTTCTACCCCCACGACATGAGCAAGGACGAGCTGCGCCGGGCGGCGGTCGACAATCCCGCCCTCGAAGACCTCTACACCCTGGTGCGGCGGGACGACAACGGTGCTCTCGAGGCGGTGCCCTACAGCCAGGCCTTCGCGGCCTTCTATGGCCGTGCGGCGGACAAGCTGCGGCAGGCTGCCGAGCTCGCCGAGGACGAGGGCCTGCGGAACTATCTGGCAGCGCGCGCCGATGCCCTGATGTCCGACCAGTACCGCGCCAGCGATCTGGCCTGGATGGACATGAAGGACAACACCCTCGACGTCGTGATCGGGCCGATCGAAACCTATGAAGACGGCCTGTTCGGGCAGAAGGCGGCGAGCGAAGGCTACGTCCTGATCAAGGACAAGGCCTGGAGCGAGCGCCTGTCGCGCTACGCCGCGATGCTGCCGGACCTGCAGGACGGCCTGCCGGTGCCCGAGGCCTACAAGCAGGAGGAGCCGGGGACCGACTCGGACCTCAACGCCTATGACGTCGTCTACTACGCCGGCGATTGCAACGCCGGCTCGAAGACCATCGCGATCAACTTGCCCAACGACGAGCAGGTACAGCTCGAGAAGGGAACCCGCCGGCTGCAGCTCAAGAACGCCATGCGGGCCAAGTTCGACGAGATCCTGCTGCCCATCGCCGATCATCTGATCGCGCCGGAGCAGGTTTCCCACATCACCTTCGACGCCTTCTTCTCGAACACCATGTTCCACGAGGTCGCCCACGGTCTCGGCATCAAGAACACCCTCGATGGCGCCGGTACGGTGCGGGAGGCCCTGCAGGAGCACGCTTCGGCGATCGAAGAAGGCAAGGCCGATGTGCTGGGTCTCTACATGGTCAGCCGCCTGCACGCCGACGGCGAGCTCGGCGAAGCCGACCTGATGGACAACTACGCGACCTTCGTGGCGAGCATCTTCCGCTCCATTCGATTCGGCTCGGCGAGCGCCCACGGAGTCGCCAACCTGATTCGGTTCAATTACTTCACCGAGCAAGGGGCGATCGTCCGCGACGCCGAGACCGGGCGCTACCGGGTGGTGCCGGAGTCGATGGCCGCGGCCATCGACGCGCTTTCCGAGCGGATCCTCACTCTGCAGGGCGATGGCGACTATGCCGGCGTCCAGGAGTTCCTCGCCACCTATGGTCAGGCCGGCAGCGTCCTCGAGGCGGACCTGGCGAGCCTCTCCGAGGCGGGCATTCCGGTGGACGTGGTCTTCGAGCAGGGGAAAGAAGTCTTGGGTCTTTAG
- a CDS encoding sigma-54 dependent transcriptional regulator codes for MSLEHSEDTATIELELAFPPGEGLPESTDGLAVTILYHVDPARVGEYAAFRQGSLKLSRVEPGFQAPTASDLFVRPLGDSYLSRRPLLFGPGEASGSVWVRREGSSIPLTIDGEVLLEGQELPAHALERGVVLNLADRVVLLLHRQPKSPQTHGQTFGMVGESTAMVRLRSEILRSADLDVPVFLQGETGTGKELAARAIHQASSRRDGSFLAVNLGAIPPALAASELFGSVKGAFTGSVKSQPGFFRRAEGGTLFLDEVGEAPPDLQVMLLRVLETGEIQPVGSHQTVQTDVRLITATDADLDAAVRAGSFRAPLLYRLTSGYEIRVPPLRERRDDIGRLLMEFLAEELQALGEEPRRVFGDGFEEPWLPASVVARLASYRWPGNVRELRNVARQLVIHSRDAGRARLGPQVERLLRAGERDAEASAEGPPARPPRAIPRPELKEVLARHGWQPSAAAAELGISRSSLYELVQRYPEIRQAKDLDREEIAAVLAELQGDVTAAAERLEVSAPALSRRMLQLGLK; via the coding sequence ATGAGCCTGGAGCATAGCGAAGACACGGCCACCATCGAGCTCGAGCTGGCGTTTCCTCCCGGTGAGGGACTGCCGGAGTCGACCGACGGGCTGGCGGTGACCATCCTCTACCACGTCGATCCGGCGCGGGTCGGAGAGTACGCTGCCTTTCGGCAGGGCTCTCTGAAGCTGTCGCGGGTCGAGCCGGGCTTCCAGGCGCCGACCGCGTCGGATCTCTTCGTGCGGCCTCTCGGCGATTCGTACCTCAGCAGGCGGCCGCTGCTCTTCGGGCCCGGCGAGGCGTCCGGGTCCGTCTGGGTGCGGCGCGAGGGCAGCTCGATTCCCCTGACCATCGATGGGGAGGTTCTGCTCGAGGGCCAGGAGCTGCCGGCCCATGCCCTCGAGCGGGGTGTGGTTCTCAATCTCGCCGATCGCGTCGTGCTGCTGCTGCATCGGCAGCCGAAGTCACCGCAGACCCACGGCCAGACCTTCGGGATGGTGGGGGAAAGCACCGCGATGGTGCGGCTGCGCAGCGAGATTTTGCGCAGCGCCGACCTCGATGTGCCGGTCTTTCTGCAGGGCGAGACGGGAACCGGCAAGGAGCTGGCGGCGCGCGCCATCCACCAGGCGAGCTCGCGCCGCGATGGCAGCTTTCTGGCGGTCAACCTCGGCGCCATCCCGCCGGCGTTGGCGGCGAGCGAGCTGTTCGGCTCGGTGAAGGGTGCTTTCACCGGCTCGGTGAAGAGCCAGCCCGGTTTCTTCCGCCGGGCCGAAGGCGGGACCCTCTTCCTCGACGAGGTCGGAGAGGCGCCGCCGGATCTCCAGGTGATGCTGCTTCGAGTCCTGGAGACCGGCGAGATTCAGCCGGTGGGCTCGCACCAGACCGTGCAGACGGACGTGCGCCTGATCACGGCCACCGATGCCGACCTCGATGCGGCGGTTCGCGCCGGGAGCTTTCGGGCTCCGCTGCTCTACCGCCTGACCTCCGGATACGAGATCCGAGTGCCGCCCTTGCGCGAGCGCCGGGACGACATCGGACGGCTGCTGATGGAGTTTCTCGCCGAAGAGCTCCAAGCCCTCGGCGAGGAGCCCCGGCGGGTTTTCGGTGACGGCTTCGAGGAGCCTTGGTTGCCGGCTTCCGTGGTGGCCCGCTTGGCGAGCTATCGCTGGCCCGGCAACGTCCGCGAGCTACGCAACGTCGCCCGCCAGTTGGTGATCCACAGCCGCGATGCCGGTCGTGCTCGGCTGGGACCACAGGTCGAGCGCTTGCTGCGGGCCGGAGAACGCGACGCCGAAGCTTCGGCGGAGGGGCCGCCGGCGCGTCCACCACGGGCGATTCCGCGCCCTGAGCTCAAAGAGGTGCTGGCACGCCACGGCTGGCAGCCGAGTGCAGCGGCCGCCGAGCTCGGGATCTCGCGCTCCTCTCTCTATGAGCTGGTGCAGCGCTACCCGGAGATACGCCAGGCGAAGGATCTCGATCGTGAGGAGATCGCAGCGGTCCTCGCCGAGCTGCAGGGAGACGTGACCGCCGCCGCCGAGCGGCTGGAAGTCTCGGCTCCGGCCCTCTCCCGGCGAATGCTCCAGCTTGGCCTCAAGTAG
- a CDS encoding nitroreductase family protein, with amino-acid sequence MSQRQPQHDVLPLFVDRWSPRAFRPQALAEKDLAPLLEAARWAPSAFNGQPWRFLWALRERPQWEVFLDLLVPANQTWAQHAGALLVVLSRQRSEHKDRPAPTHSFDAGAAWMSLALQATASGLAAHAMAGFDAARARTALTIPEVYAIDAMVAIGWPGDRERLPEALREREVPSGRRKISELAFEGPYPADASGST; translated from the coding sequence ATGAGCCAACGCCAGCCTCAGCACGACGTGCTTCCTCTGTTCGTCGACCGCTGGTCGCCGCGCGCATTCCGCCCCCAAGCCCTCGCGGAGAAAGACCTGGCGCCGCTCCTCGAGGCCGCCCGCTGGGCGCCCTCCGCCTTCAACGGTCAGCCGTGGCGCTTTCTCTGGGCGCTCCGCGAACGTCCTCAATGGGAAGTGTTCCTCGATCTCCTGGTACCGGCCAATCAGACCTGGGCGCAACATGCCGGCGCCCTGCTGGTGGTGCTCTCTCGACAGCGTTCGGAGCACAAGGATCGGCCCGCCCCGACCCACTCCTTCGATGCCGGCGCCGCTTGGATGAGCTTGGCCCTCCAGGCCACCGCCTCAGGCCTGGCGGCCCACGCCATGGCCGGCTTCGACGCGGCGCGCGCCCGCACCGCCCTGACCATACCGGAGGTCTATGCGATCGATGCGATGGTCGCCATCGGCTGGCCCGGCGATCGCGAGCGACTACCGGAGGCGCTGCGCGAGCGCGAGGTTCCGTCGGGCCGTCGGAAAATCTCCGAGCTCGCCTTCGAAGGCCCCTATCCGGCCGACGCCAGCGGATCTACTTGA